A single Diceros bicornis minor isolate mBicDic1 chromosome 7, mDicBic1.mat.cur, whole genome shotgun sequence DNA region contains:
- the LDHA gene encoding L-lactate dehydrogenase A chain, whose protein sequence is MATLKDQLIQNLLKEEHAPQNKITVVGVGAVGMACAISILMKDLTDELALVDVIEDKLKGEMMDLQHGSLFLRTPKIVSSKDYSVTAHSKLVIITAGARQQEGESRLNLVQRNVNIFKFIIPNIVKYSPHCKLLVVSNPVDILTYVAWKISGFPKNRVIGSGCNLDSARFRYLMGERLGVHPLSCHGWILGEHGDSSVPVWSGVNVAGVSLKNLHPELGTDADKEHWKEVHKQVVDSAYEVIKLKGYTSWAIGLSVADLAESIMKNLRRVHPISTMIKGLYGIKEDVFLSVPCILGQNGISDIVKVALTPEEEARLKKSADTLWGIQKELQF, encoded by the exons ATGGCAACTCTTAAGGATCAGCTGATTCAGAATCTTCTTAAGGAAGAACATGCGCCCCAGAATAAGATTACAGTTGTTGGGGTTGGTGCTGTTGGCATGGCCTGTGCCATCAGTATCTTAATGAAG gaCTTGACTGATGAACTTGCTCTTGTTGATGTTATTGAAGACAAATTGAAAGGAGAGATGATGGATCTCCAACATGGCAGCCTTTTCCTTAGAACACCAAAAATTGTCTCTAGCAAAG ACTATAGTGTGACTGCACACTCCAAGCTGGTTATTATCACAGCTGGGGCACGTCAGCAGGAGGGAGAAAGCCGTCTTAATTTGGTCCAGCGTAACGTGAACATCTTTAAATTCATCATTCCTAATATTGTAAAATACAGCCCACACTGCAAGTTGCTTGTTGTTTCCAATCCAG TGGATATCTTGACCTATGTGGCTTGGAAGATAAGCGGCTTTCCCAAAAACCGTGTTATTGGAAGTGGTTGCAACCTGGATTCAGCCCGGTTCCGTTACCTAATGGGCGAAAGGCTGGGAGTTCACCCATTAAGCTGTCATGGGTGGATCCTTGGGGAGCATGGAGATTCTAGTG TGCCTGTATGGAGTGGAGTGAATGTTGCTGGTGTCTCCCTAAAGAATCTGCACCCTGAGTTAGGCACTGATGCAGATAAGGAACATTGGAAAGAGGTTCACAAACAGGTGGTTGACAG TGCTTATGAGGTGATCAAACTGAAAGGCTACACATCCTGGGCCATTGGACTGTCTGTGGCAGATCTGGCAGAAAGTATAATGAAGAATCTTAGGCGGGTGCATCCAATTTCCACCATGATTAAG GGTCTCTATGGAATAAAAGAGGATGTCTTCCTTAGTGTGCCTTGCATCTTGGGACAGAATGGAATCTCAGATATTGTGAAGGTGGCTCTGACTCCTGAGGAAGAGGCCCGTTTGAAGAAGAGTGCAGATACACTTTGGGGGATCCAGAAAGAGCTGCAGTTTTAA
- the LOC131408154 gene encoding mitochondrial import receptor subunit TOM7 homolog, producing MFKCQLHQDVTIVKLSMEATQRLQQLFKGGQVAICWVFIPFVIYLGFQRGADPGMPEPTVLSLLWR from the exons ATGTTCAAGTGTCAACTTCACCAg GACGTCACCATTGTGAAGCTGAGCATGGAGGCCACGCAGAGGCTGCAGCAGCTCTTCAAGGGTGGCCAGGTTGCCATCTGCTGGGTCTTTATTCCTTTTGTGATTTacctgggatttcagaggggtgCAGATCCCGGAATGCCTGAACCAACTGTTTTGAGCCTACTTTGGAGATAA